In Planctomicrobium piriforme, a genomic segment contains:
- a CDS encoding PQQ-like beta-propeller repeat protein translates to MPRRFNCLVWALAGSLLSALPLYANHNWPTFRGADRSAVSDDTDLLESWPEGGPQLAWKSTGAGRGYAELAIADGKIYTLGDAPSTASDGDEYLSCFSQKDGQPIWHTKTGVPWTEGKPDWQSSRGTPTVDGDRVYVITPFGDLLCCSTADGAVQWKKSLKDDFGGKKADGWGYSESPLVDGDALICTPGGEQTTMVALNKKTGETLWTVVRPEDRGAGHSSIVISQIKGAKVYVQMTGTGAMGVQASDGKLLWSYPIEKTTCIIPTPIVRDDLVYFAVGYKRGAALLRQVPGADGAVEIKEVYPLNIKLANKHGGVVLVGDYVYGDSDDAGIPYCADLMTGEVKWTKRGPGKGSTSVVAADGHLYFLAADGNIALVKADAADYVEVGKFQLPDSGERPSWAHPVIVDGKLYLRQQDHVFCYDLRAAGKSQVSR, encoded by the coding sequence ATGCCCCGCCGTTTCAACTGCTTGGTTTGGGCTCTCGCAGGGAGCCTGTTGTCTGCCCTTCCGCTCTACGCCAACCACAACTGGCCCACCTTTCGCGGCGCCGACCGCTCCGCTGTCTCCGATGACACCGACTTGCTTGAGTCGTGGCCTGAAGGTGGACCGCAACTCGCCTGGAAAAGCACCGGCGCTGGTCGCGGTTATGCCGAACTTGCGATTGCCGACGGCAAGATTTACACGCTCGGAGACGCTCCTTCCACCGCTTCAGACGGTGACGAATATCTGAGCTGCTTCTCTCAAAAGGACGGCCAGCCCATCTGGCACACCAAAACCGGCGTCCCCTGGACGGAAGGCAAGCCCGACTGGCAAAGCTCGCGCGGCACTCCAACCGTGGATGGCGATCGCGTCTATGTGATCACTCCCTTCGGCGATCTGCTCTGCTGCTCCACTGCCGACGGTGCGGTGCAGTGGAAGAAGAGCCTGAAGGATGACTTCGGCGGCAAGAAAGCCGATGGTTGGGGCTACAGCGAATCTCCGCTCGTCGACGGCGATGCACTGATCTGCACCCCCGGCGGCGAACAGACCACCATGGTCGCCCTCAACAAGAAAACCGGCGAGACCCTCTGGACCGTCGTCCGACCTGAAGATCGCGGCGCAGGCCACTCGTCCATCGTGATCTCGCAGATCAAGGGCGCGAAGGTCTATGTGCAGATGACCGGCACCGGCGCGATGGGCGTGCAAGCCAGTGACGGTAAGCTGCTGTGGTCGTACCCCATTGAAAAAACCACCTGCATCATTCCCACGCCGATCGTCCGCGATGACCTCGTGTACTTCGCCGTCGGTTACAAACGGGGCGCCGCGCTGCTTCGTCAGGTACCCGGTGCGGACGGTGCTGTCGAGATCAAAGAGGTCTATCCCCTCAACATCAAACTCGCCAACAAGCATGGCGGCGTCGTGCTGGTCGGCGACTATGTCTACGGCGATTCAGATGACGCCGGCATCCCGTACTGTGCCGACCTGATGACCGGTGAAGTGAAATGGACCAAGCGCGGACCCGGCAAAGGCTCCACCAGCGTGGTCGCGGCTGACGGGCATCTGTACTTTCTCGCCGCCGACGGCAACATCGCCCTCGTGAAGGCAGACGCCGCCGACTACGTCGAAGTCGGCAAATTCCAGTTGCCTGACAGCGGCGAACGCCCCAGCTGGGCACACCCCGTCATCGTCGACGGCAAGCTCTACCTGCGACAGCAAGACCACGTGTTCTGCTACGACCTCCGGGCCGCTGGCAAAAGCCAGGTCAGCCGTTAA
- a CDS encoding redoxin family protein: MRAALSLALLLLCFACLPLAHAGEFNEVLSIGSIAPSWTDLPGTDGKSHSLADLAAKPVVVVIFTCVSCPTAADYEDRINALATTHGGDSSQVAVVTVCVNRVEADRLPALTARAAEKKFQFTYLYDESQKIARDFGAVFTPEFYVLDRDRKVIYMGAMDDNTDPAKVTQHYVDDAVAAALAGKSPETKEVIARGCRVRYVRQR, translated from the coding sequence ATGCGCGCTGCACTGTCGCTCGCCCTGCTGCTTCTCTGCTTTGCCTGCCTGCCGTTAGCCCATGCCGGCGAATTCAACGAAGTCCTCTCCATCGGCAGCATCGCGCCCTCCTGGACCGATCTTCCCGGTACCGACGGCAAGTCGCATTCGCTGGCCGATCTCGCGGCGAAGCCGGTGGTGGTCGTTATCTTTACCTGCGTGAGCTGCCCGACCGCCGCTGACTATGAAGATCGAATCAATGCCCTGGCAACGACACATGGCGGCGACTCCAGTCAGGTGGCCGTCGTGACTGTCTGCGTGAATCGCGTCGAGGCCGATCGTCTCCCAGCTCTCACCGCACGGGCAGCGGAGAAGAAGTTCCAGTTCACCTATCTCTACGACGAGTCGCAGAAGATCGCCCGCGACTTTGGCGCGGTGTTCACACCTGAGTTCTATGTCCTCGACCGGGATAGGAAAGTCATCTACATGGGTGCGATGGACGATAACACCGATCCCGCCAAGGTGACGCAGCACTATGTCGATGACGCCGTTGCCGCGGCCCTGGCGGGCAAATCTCCCGAGACCAAAGAAGTCATCGCCCGCGGCTGCCGCGTCCGGTATGTCCGACAACGTTGA
- a CDS encoding MBL fold metallo-hydrolase, producing the protein MKLTFLGAAGEVTGSQHLIETSSRRLLLDCGFFQGPRAESRRKNERLLCEPKQLDGVILSHAHIDHCGNLPRLYRLGFRGPIFCTEATADVAELMLLDSAKIQEEDANYLSRKLRGNHPPIEPLYTAEDVRELLKLFEPCPFGEWHDVGHRNELRLRFSPAGHILGSAITEIDINDAGERKRIVFTGDVGRRNMPLLNDPAIITDGADVVICESTYGNRLHGSSQDMKALLLKTLLEAEARSGRVIIPAFALGRTQQVTYFLNDLFNSGLLPPIPIFVDSPLATRVTQLFLRHQLELDADLQEVVKHDPDPFGFHNLTYVANQQESMELNRRTGSFVVVSASGMCESGRVVHHLRHAVSDPRNTILLMGYQAPHTLGRQLAERHSTVRIYNQDYPLQAQVLQLDGLSAHADVTDLKWWFEESTRHGHFGKAFLVHGEPDAAQALATTIRDYVDEEPIVPKFGESFEI; encoded by the coding sequence ATGAAGCTCACGTTTCTCGGCGCGGCAGGCGAAGTCACCGGCAGCCAGCATCTCATTGAAACGTCGTCGCGACGACTACTGCTCGATTGCGGGTTCTTCCAGGGGCCTCGTGCAGAATCCCGCCGCAAGAATGAACGACTGCTCTGTGAGCCGAAACAACTCGACGGCGTGATTCTCTCCCACGCGCACATTGACCATTGCGGCAACCTCCCCCGTCTCTATCGTCTCGGCTTTCGCGGCCCGATTTTCTGCACCGAAGCCACCGCCGATGTCGCCGAACTCATGCTGCTCGACTCGGCGAAAATTCAGGAAGAAGACGCGAACTACCTGTCACGCAAGCTCCGCGGAAATCATCCTCCCATCGAGCCGCTCTACACGGCGGAAGATGTTCGCGAGTTGCTGAAGCTGTTCGAACCCTGCCCGTTCGGTGAATGGCACGATGTCGGGCACCGCAACGAACTGCGGCTGCGATTCTCACCTGCCGGGCACATCCTCGGCTCGGCGATCACCGAAATCGACATCAACGACGCCGGCGAACGTAAACGCATCGTCTTCACCGGCGACGTCGGCCGTCGCAACATGCCCTTGCTGAACGACCCGGCCATCATCACGGACGGCGCCGATGTCGTGATCTGCGAATCCACATACGGCAATCGCCTGCACGGCTCGTCGCAGGACATGAAAGCCCTGCTGCTCAAAACACTGCTCGAAGCGGAAGCCCGCAGCGGACGGGTCATCATTCCCGCTTTTGCCCTCGGGCGCACGCAACAGGTGACCTACTTCCTCAATGACCTGTTCAACTCAGGGCTGCTCCCTCCCATCCCGATCTTTGTCGACAGCCCGCTGGCGACCCGAGTGACGCAGCTCTTCCTGCGCCACCAACTCGAACTCGACGCCGACCTGCAGGAAGTCGTCAAGCACGACCCCGACCCCTTCGGGTTTCACAATCTCACCTATGTCGCCAATCAGCAGGAGAGCATGGAGCTGAACCGCCGCACAGGCAGCTTCGTGGTCGTCTCCGCCAGCGGCATGTGCGAAAGCGGTCGCGTGGTCCACCACCTGCGACATGCCGTCAGCGATCCCCGCAACACCATCCTCCTGATGGGCTATCAGGCGCCACACACGCTCGGCCGTCAACTTGCCGAACGGCACTCCACCGTCCGCATCTACAATCAAGACTACCCGCTGCAAGCCCAGGTGCTGCAGCTCGACGGTCTGTCGGCTCACGCTGACGTCACCGATCTGAAATGGTGGTTCGAAGAATCCACGCGTCACGGGCATTTCGGCAAGGCCTTCCTCGTCCACGGCGAACCCGACGCCGCCCAGGCCCTGGCCACCACCATTCGCGACTACGTTGATGAAGAACCCATCGTGCCGAAGTTCGGAGAATCGTTTGAGATTTGA
- a CDS encoding D-2-hydroxyacid dehydrogenase, producing MKFILHPSLDEHRLARLREAVPEHVVINCETAEQSISEIADADAFYGKLTPDLLAAANRLRWVQSPTASLEHYLFPSLIEHPCTLTNMRGIFSDVIAEHVLAYLLCITRQLHTYIRQQTENSWKPVGGEAERTSFATGPGVETAIDRCHHTLAGTTLGLVGVGAIGSEICRKAAALGMHVLGIDPVAQTVPGILEEVWPLDCLPDLLQQSDYVCIAAPHTPQTEKLFRSEQFRQMKPTAWLINIGRGAIIDLSDLVTALQNKTIAGAALDVFETEPLPADHPLWTTPNAILTPHIAAASTLVPRRHLETLLENVRRFANDEPLLNVVDKHRWF from the coding sequence ATGAAATTCATCCTCCATCCCTCGCTCGACGAACACCGCCTTGCTCGGTTGCGAGAAGCCGTTCCTGAACATGTCGTCATCAACTGCGAGACCGCCGAACAATCCATTTCTGAAATCGCCGACGCGGACGCCTTCTACGGGAAGCTGACGCCAGATCTGCTGGCGGCGGCGAATCGACTCCGCTGGGTGCAGAGTCCCACAGCCAGCCTCGAGCACTATCTCTTTCCCTCTCTCATCGAACACCCCTGCACGCTCACCAACATGCGGGGTATTTTTTCCGACGTCATCGCCGAACACGTTCTGGCCTATCTGCTCTGCATCACCCGGCAACTGCACACCTATATTCGCCAACAGACGGAGAACTCGTGGAAACCCGTCGGGGGTGAAGCAGAACGAACGTCGTTTGCCACCGGGCCAGGCGTGGAAACGGCCATCGACCGTTGCCATCACACTCTCGCCGGAACGACTCTGGGCCTGGTCGGAGTCGGTGCCATCGGCTCAGAAATCTGCCGCAAAGCGGCTGCACTGGGAATGCATGTGCTAGGAATCGATCCGGTCGCCCAGACGGTCCCGGGCATTCTCGAAGAAGTCTGGCCCCTCGACTGCCTGCCTGACCTTCTCCAGCAAAGCGATTACGTCTGCATCGCCGCACCCCACACGCCGCAGACGGAGAAGCTATTTCGATCTGAACAGTTCCGGCAGATGAAACCCACCGCCTGGCTGATCAACATCGGCCGCGGGGCGATCATTGACTTAAGCGATCTCGTCACCGCACTGCAAAACAAAACCATCGCCGGCGCCGCGCTCGACGTCTTCGAAACGGAACCGCTCCCAGCCGATCACCCGCTCTGGACCACACCCAACGCCATCCTCACTCCCCACATCGCCGCAGCATCGACTCTCGTCCCGCGACGACATCTGGAAACCCTGCTGGAAAACGTTCGTCGTTTCGCGAACGACGAACCGCTGCTGAATGTCGTCGACAAACACCGCTGGTTCTGA
- a CDS encoding type II toxin-antitoxin system HicA family toxin: MSSLPRISGREVVKALGKIGYVADRQRGSHIILRQTEEPHRRLTVPDHAEIAKGTLRAIIRQAGLTVDEFKSLL; this comes from the coding sequence ATGAGTTCTCTGCCGCGTATTTCAGGCCGCGAGGTGGTCAAGGCGCTGGGGAAGATTGGCTACGTGGCTGATCGTCAGCGAGGTAGCCATATCATCCTGCGTCAGACTGAGGAACCGCATCGCCGGTTGACGGTGCCAGACCATGCCGAGATTGCGAAAGGAACTCTGCGGGCCATCATTCGGCAAGCCGGATTGACTGTTGATGAATTCAAAAGTCTCCTGTGA
- a CDS encoding type II toxin-antitoxin system HicB family antitoxin codes for MRYRVLIEPDEDGVFVAEVPALPGCVSQGQTRSEAIQNIKEAIEGYLESLQAHGEPVPPSISEEVVDINP; via the coding sequence ATGCGATATCGTGTCCTGATTGAACCAGACGAAGACGGCGTTTTTGTCGCGGAAGTGCCTGCACTGCCGGGCTGTGTTTCTCAGGGGCAAACCCGATCTGAAGCGATCCAAAACATTAAGGAAGCCATCGAAGGGTACCTTGAGAGTCTGCAGGCACATGGAGAGCCGGTGCCGCCGTCGATCTCCGAGGAAGTTGTCGACATCAATCCATGA
- a CDS encoding type II toxin-antitoxin system HicB family antitoxin, which yields MTRRLTAIIQREGDGFVALCPELDIASQGDSVESAGENLREALELFFECAPADEIQERMGNDVFITQPEVTAEANLETAQCDIVS from the coding sequence ATGACCAGACGATTGACGGCCATTATTCAGCGAGAGGGCGACGGTTTCGTCGCTCTGTGCCCGGAACTGGACATTGCCAGTCAGGGGGACAGCGTTGAGTCGGCCGGCGAAAATCTGCGTGAGGCATTGGAACTCTTCTTCGAGTGCGCTCCAGCCGACGAGATTCAGGAGCGGATGGGGAACGATGTGTTCATTACGCAGCCTGAGGTGACCGCTGAGGCAAATTTGGAGACAGCACAATGCGATATCGTGTCCTGA
- a CDS encoding aldehyde dehydrogenase family protein, whose protein sequence is MLQIPVIRWGKPYESMEKAPVVHFETGAELARMDQANGGLIKMDMRKAAKARDVLRQFSIEDLCNRLAVAAQSYMEETLPLGNGTQTPHEFCHIQSATTGLPEHMCAFNMRKNAFVLKHMKEVLDALTRGLPFDILTNGYGMESRGIMVSYQATAPMLGAVLPNNSPGVHALWLPLIPLQLGLVLKPGSQEPWTPYRMYAAMTKAGIPAEAWCIYPGGHDCGAAVMECCERSMVFGGQQTLDKYAGNPKVQAHGPGFSKILLGDDKVDRWEDYLDIMVDSVFANSGRSCINASSIWASRHTKEIAEAIAEKLGPVEPRPMADPDCQLAAFTTKGVAEAMNNQIEEKLKEPGVTEVTAKYRKGDRLQSHERHDFLRPTVVHCTSPEPFLANTEYMFPFVSVVECPQKQMLKAIGSTLVCTALTDDAAWKRELLDATHIDRLNIGEVKTVQLNWLQPHEGNIIDFMFRNRAFQTSPPPAH, encoded by the coding sequence ATGCTGCAGATTCCCGTCATCCGCTGGGGCAAGCCTTACGAATCCATGGAAAAGGCGCCTGTCGTTCACTTTGAAACCGGGGCCGAACTCGCCCGTATGGATCAGGCGAACGGCGGCCTGATCAAGATGGACATGCGGAAAGCCGCCAAAGCCCGTGACGTGCTCCGGCAGTTCTCGATCGAGGATCTCTGCAACCGCCTTGCCGTCGCGGCACAGTCGTACATGGAAGAAACGCTTCCGCTCGGCAACGGGACGCAGACGCCGCATGAATTCTGCCACATCCAGTCCGCCACCACCGGGCTGCCGGAACACATGTGCGCATTCAACATGCGGAAGAACGCCTTTGTTCTCAAGCACATGAAAGAAGTGCTCGATGCCCTCACGCGGGGACTGCCGTTCGATATCCTCACCAACGGCTACGGCATGGAGAGCCGCGGGATCATGGTCAGCTATCAGGCGACCGCGCCGATGCTGGGGGCGGTGCTTCCGAACAACTCGCCCGGCGTGCATGCCCTGTGGCTGCCGCTGATTCCATTGCAGCTGGGCCTGGTGCTGAAACCCGGTTCGCAGGAACCCTGGACTCCGTACCGCATGTACGCCGCGATGACCAAGGCCGGCATTCCTGCCGAGGCCTGGTGCATTTATCCAGGCGGCCACGACTGCGGGGCTGCGGTGATGGAATGCTGCGAACGCTCGATGGTCTTCGGCGGACAGCAGACCCTCGACAAGTATGCCGGAAACCCCAAGGTTCAGGCGCACGGACCCGGCTTCTCAAAAATCCTTCTCGGCGACGACAAGGTCGACCGCTGGGAAGACTACCTCGACATCATGGTCGACAGCGTCTTCGCCAACTCTGGCCGCAGTTGTATCAACGCCAGCAGTATCTGGGCCTCGCGGCACACAAAGGAAATCGCAGAAGCCATCGCTGAGAAGCTCGGGCCGGTCGAACCACGCCCGATGGCCGATCCCGATTGTCAGCTTGCCGCCTTCACGACCAAGGGGGTCGCCGAAGCGATGAACAACCAGATCGAAGAGAAGCTCAAGGAGCCCGGCGTGACTGAAGTCACGGCGAAGTACCGCAAGGGGGACCGGCTCCAGTCACACGAACGGCACGACTTCCTTCGCCCCACCGTCGTCCACTGCACCAGTCCTGAGCCATTCCTGGCGAACACGGAATACATGTTCCCGTTCGTCTCGGTGGTGGAATGCCCTCAGAAGCAGATGCTCAAAGCCATCGGCTCGACCCTCGTCTGCACGGCGCTCACCGACGATGCCGCGTGGAAGCGGGAACTGCTCGACGCGACCCACATCGACCGACTGAATATCGGCGAAGTGAAAACGGTTCAACTGAACTGGCTGCAGCCGCACGAGGGGAACATCATCGACTTCATGTTCCGCAACCGCGCCTTCCAGACCAGCCCGCCCCCGGCACATTGA
- a CDS encoding helix-turn-helix domain-containing protein: MKTIVAIVSPAPEKDHSSGPENARDLAQGVVTETPAVPEGAMRLEATVTDAVANKIMGTILNLLGAEPFPDATLDDLLQRELAAAGPDACNLYNRIVSRIEERLLHQVYAECDGVKTRTADRLGINRNTLYKMLKQHHLEAHDE; encoded by the coding sequence ATGAAGACGATCGTGGCGATCGTGTCGCCGGCGCCGGAAAAGGATCACTCCTCTGGTCCCGAAAACGCACGCGATCTCGCGCAAGGCGTCGTGACAGAGACTCCAGCCGTGCCCGAAGGGGCGATGCGACTCGAGGCCACGGTGACGGATGCGGTTGCCAACAAGATTATGGGAACAATCCTCAATCTTCTGGGAGCGGAGCCGTTTCCCGATGCGACGCTCGACGATCTGCTGCAGCGGGAACTCGCCGCAGCAGGGCCCGACGCATGCAATCTCTATAACCGCATCGTGAGCCGCATTGAAGAGCGGCTGCTGCATCAGGTGTATGCCGAGTGTGATGGGGTGAAAACCCGGACTGCGGATCGTCTCGGGATCAACCGCAACACGCTCTACAAGATGCTGAAGCAGCATCATCTGGAAGCGCACGACGAGTAG
- a CDS encoding ammonium transporter: MAAVATVLLAYAPAAFAQEEKPAEPQTQMQAPAEPAPAAEAPAEIPPLDAGKVAWMLTSSALVLLMTAPGLALFYGGLVRKKNILSVMMQCFFLMGLMTVLWAIVGYSWAFGGTSPYIGNFDYVLLKGVIAGPDRPLEAAGNDMLFCVFQGMFFIITPALICGAFAERMKFSTMAVFSVLWGLIVYCPIAHWVWSTPGWLNVFNADAKFPGLDFAGGTVVHISSGVSALICALMIGKRLGFGKEPMPPHNLTFTCIGAAMLWVGWFGFNGGSALAADKWAVNAFLATHFAAAAGVLGWVFAEWIGHGKPTTLGACSGAVAGLVCITPAAGAVDPIQGLILGAAAGVVCYLACTKLKNALGYDDSLDAFGVHGVGGTLGAILTGVFANKAITAGIGKYTDGLGGLIEGNPQQVINQLVGVGCSMGLTIVGTVVILTVLGAVMGLRVSADDEIQGLDVSQHGEEGYIFQ; this comes from the coding sequence ATGGCGGCGGTTGCGACCGTGCTGCTCGCCTACGCGCCTGCGGCCTTTGCCCAGGAAGAAAAACCGGCTGAACCGCAAACTCAGATGCAGGCTCCGGCAGAGCCGGCCCCGGCCGCCGAAGCTCCTGCTGAGATTCCGCCTCTCGATGCAGGCAAAGTGGCCTGGATGCTGACTTCTTCTGCGCTGGTGTTGCTGATGACAGCACCCGGCCTCGCCCTGTTCTACGGCGGACTCGTTCGCAAGAAAAATATTCTGAGCGTCATGATGCAGTGTTTCTTTCTGATGGGCCTGATGACCGTTCTTTGGGCAATTGTCGGTTACAGTTGGGCCTTCGGCGGGACGAGCCCTTACATCGGGAACTTCGATTATGTCCTCCTGAAGGGCGTGATCGCCGGCCCGGACCGGCCACTCGAAGCCGCCGGCAACGACATGCTGTTCTGCGTTTTCCAGGGGATGTTCTTCATCATCACGCCCGCGCTCATCTGCGGTGCTTTCGCAGAGCGGATGAAATTCAGCACGATGGCTGTGTTCTCAGTGCTGTGGGGGCTGATTGTGTACTGCCCGATCGCCCACTGGGTCTGGTCAACTCCGGGCTGGCTGAACGTGTTTAACGCTGACGCCAAGTTCCCGGGTCTCGATTTCGCAGGCGGAACCGTCGTGCATATCAGCTCGGGCGTTTCGGCCTTGATTTGCGCACTGATGATTGGGAAACGACTTGGTTTTGGCAAAGAGCCGATGCCGCCGCATAATCTTACGTTTACTTGCATCGGCGCTGCCATGCTGTGGGTGGGCTGGTTCGGCTTCAACGGGGGAAGTGCCCTCGCCGCCGACAAATGGGCAGTGAACGCGTTCCTGGCAACCCACTTCGCCGCTGCTGCCGGCGTGCTGGGCTGGGTCTTCGCGGAATGGATTGGCCATGGCAAACCGACTACTCTCGGCGCCTGTTCAGGTGCTGTCGCGGGCCTGGTCTGCATTACGCCGGCTGCGGGAGCAGTTGATCCGATTCAGGGCCTTATCCTGGGGGCTGCTGCCGGTGTCGTTTGCTACCTCGCCTGTACGAAGCTGAAGAATGCACTGGGTTACGACGATTCGCTGGACGCCTTCGGCGTGCACGGCGTGGGCGGAACGCTGGGCGCGATTCTGACCGGCGTGTTCGCCAACAAGGCGATTACCGCCGGCATCGGAAAATATACCGACGGCCTGGGCGGTCTGATCGAAGGCAATCCTCAGCAGGTGATCAACCAACTCGTCGGCGTTGGCTGCTCAATGGGGCTGACCATCGTCGGCACGGTCGTCATTCTGACGGTGCTGGGCGCTGTGATGGGCCTGCGGGTCAGTGCTGATGACGAGATCCAGGGTCTCGACGTCAGTCAGCATGGCGAAGAAGGTTACATCTTCCAGTAA
- a CDS encoding DUF368 domain-containing protein has translation MSAVLETESAAQAGNSPPRPFAYFGCGVLMGVCNVIPGGDSGTIALIVGIYQRIVTAISQIDATLLKLVVQRKWKESFARVDFWFMAPLVAGVGFGIATMGSLMHYLIEHHLEVMMPIFFGLIAASCWLVAKLIHKWGVAEILLIVGGCALALWLVHQPGLEHPPESLWYIVLCGVVGICALILPGISGAFILLIMGKYHDLTGVIDRATHLNFTGNDFSVLVAFAIGCAVGLVGCSKFLKWLLEHHGSATMAALCGFKIGSLYKIWPFQIDTTPEIAEFKHKIFKPIPFNEMQFDGEFWTAIVLVLVAGVGTLLLDRLAVQKAEAVVHDDPEVLPS, from the coding sequence ATGTCGGCTGTTTTGGAAACTGAATCTGCGGCTCAGGCAGGCAATTCTCCCCCGCGACCGTTTGCCTATTTTGGCTGCGGCGTGCTGATGGGGGTGTGCAATGTCATTCCCGGCGGCGACAGCGGAACGATCGCGCTGATCGTGGGGATCTACCAGCGAATCGTGACTGCGATCAGCCAGATCGACGCCACGCTGCTGAAACTCGTGGTGCAGCGGAAGTGGAAGGAGAGCTTCGCCCGAGTGGACTTCTGGTTCATGGCGCCGCTGGTGGCGGGGGTGGGGTTCGGGATCGCGACGATGGGGTCGCTGATGCACTATTTGATCGAGCACCATCTGGAAGTGATGATGCCGATCTTCTTCGGACTCATTGCGGCGAGCTGCTGGCTGGTTGCCAAGCTGATTCACAAATGGGGCGTGGCCGAGATTCTGCTGATTGTGGGGGGCTGCGCGCTGGCGTTATGGCTGGTGCATCAGCCGGGGCTCGAGCATCCGCCAGAGTCGCTGTGGTATATCGTGCTGTGCGGAGTGGTGGGGATCTGCGCGTTGATTCTGCCGGGCATCAGCGGGGCATTCATTCTCCTGATCATGGGGAAATACCATGATCTGACCGGGGTGATCGATCGCGCGACGCATCTGAATTTCACAGGCAATGATTTTTCAGTGCTGGTGGCGTTTGCGATTGGCTGCGCCGTAGGCCTGGTGGGCTGCAGCAAGTTTTTGAAGTGGCTGCTGGAGCATCACGGATCGGCGACGATGGCCGCGCTCTGCGGCTTCAAGATCGGTTCGCTCTACAAGATCTGGCCGTTTCAGATCGACACGACGCCCGAGATTGCGGAGTTCAAGCACAAGATTTTCAAGCCGATTCCGTTCAACGAAATGCAGTTCGACGGCGAATTCTGGACGGCGATTGTGCTGGTGCTTGTGGCCGGGGTGGGCACGCTGTTGCTCGACCGACTGGCGGTGCAGAAAGCGGAAGCTGTGGTTCACGACGACCCGGAAGTTTTGCCCAGTTGA
- a CDS encoding deoxyribonuclease IV has translation MPFLGSHLSISGGYYKAADAAAAYGMGTVQIFTKNNNQWRAKELSDEEIRAFQTAVREHKLQVPCAHDSYLINLASGNDELWEKSLEAFVIELERAEALGLAGVVMHPGSYVDTSEEAGLARIVTALDEVHRRTAGFKVGTWLEVTAGQGTNLGYKFEHLGEIISKSKQPERFGVCLDSCHLFAAGYGLKTKTEYKATMQQLDEHVGIDRVRAWHLNDSKKGQGSRVDRHEHIGEGCIGVEAFGFILNDPKFKKLPMYLETKKEKRDGEEMDAVNLRVLQSLMAKKA, from the coding sequence ATGCCCTTCCTTGGCTCTCACCTTTCCATTTCCGGCGGCTATTACAAGGCGGCTGACGCGGCGGCGGCGTATGGGATGGGGACCGTCCAGATTTTCACGAAGAACAACAATCAGTGGCGGGCGAAGGAGCTGAGTGACGAGGAGATTCGGGCGTTTCAGACTGCCGTGCGGGAGCACAAGTTGCAGGTTCCCTGCGCTCATGACAGCTATCTAATCAATCTCGCCAGCGGCAATGATGAGTTGTGGGAGAAGTCGCTTGAGGCGTTTGTGATTGAGCTCGAACGGGCCGAGGCGCTCGGGCTGGCGGGGGTAGTGATGCATCCTGGCAGTTATGTCGACACGAGCGAAGAGGCGGGGCTCGCCCGTATTGTGACGGCGCTCGATGAGGTGCATCGCCGGACGGCGGGGTTCAAGGTCGGCACCTGGCTGGAAGTGACTGCCGGGCAGGGAACGAACCTGGGGTACAAGTTCGAGCATCTGGGGGAAATCATCAGCAAGTCAAAACAGCCGGAAAGGTTCGGGGTCTGTCTCGACTCGTGCCATCTCTTCGCGGCGGGCTATGGGCTGAAAACAAAGACCGAGTACAAGGCGACGATGCAGCAACTCGACGAGCATGTGGGGATCGACCGAGTCCGGGCGTGGCACCTGAACGACAGCAAAAAAGGGCAAGGGAGTCGGGTCGACCGTCACGAACACATCGGCGAAGGGTGTATTGGGGTCGAGGCGTTCGGGTTCATTCTGAACGACCCGAAGTTTAAAAAGCTGCCGATGTATCTGGAGACGAAGAAAGAGAAGCGGGACGGCGAGGAGATGGATGCGGTGAATCTGCGGGTGTTGCAGTCGCTGATGGCGAAGAAAGCGTGA